The Streptomyces sp. NBC_01275 genome has a segment encoding these proteins:
- a CDS encoding PQQ-binding-like beta-propeller repeat protein: protein MRRGAARHGHRAVRLLVLALGVALLGACDDGGADRPPGGTAGATSAAGSPSAVAATPTARGGPPTGLREVAHGSGRAVVTDDLVVALSSTGAKCILAAMPLAAPDTEKWRVVGEIDGARLGCTPGAPALAGSTLVLPYASTTAGEGIEAGSSEQGAIGLHLDGTESWRTPIAGVDTVIGSTDRFALVTDKRESLPGSDEKHLTAVVDAETGKVLWQKSGLRAYGIDGDTVIVANPEIDTVTALDAATGRQRWTSVMYPRGGLAVTGAGVVAVPVKADPDSIGSYDAEIVLRDTRSGAVLHTEAGPTGFPTCVSDGRTAVVCRTSGGAEDRRILFAYDLTSRRRSWSVPAKRVADAEIEPRSMVDGRVFFATKTGGALVDAGTGNKLAHSLSGAPDLVRGVYGVDNGDRYYTVFLVTS, encoded by the coding sequence ATGCGTCGTGGGGCGGCTCGGCACGGTCATCGCGCGGTCAGGCTGCTGGTCCTGGCACTCGGCGTCGCCTTGCTCGGCGCCTGCGACGACGGCGGCGCCGATCGGCCGCCCGGCGGGACGGCCGGCGCCACCTCGGCGGCCGGCAGCCCGAGTGCCGTCGCGGCGACGCCCACCGCACGGGGCGGGCCGCCGACCGGCCTCCGGGAGGTCGCCCACGGTTCGGGCCGCGCCGTGGTCACCGACGACCTTGTGGTGGCACTGTCCTCCACCGGTGCGAAGTGCATCCTGGCGGCCATGCCTCTCGCCGCACCGGACACCGAGAAGTGGCGCGTCGTCGGGGAGATCGACGGCGCGCGTCTGGGTTGTACGCCCGGCGCGCCCGCGCTCGCCGGGTCGACACTCGTGCTCCCCTACGCCAGCACCACGGCCGGCGAGGGCATCGAGGCCGGCAGCTCCGAACAGGGCGCCATCGGGCTCCACCTCGACGGCACCGAGAGCTGGCGCACGCCGATCGCCGGCGTCGACACGGTGATCGGCTCAACCGACCGGTTCGCCCTGGTCACCGACAAGCGTGAGTCGCTGCCGGGGTCGGATGAGAAACACCTGACCGCGGTGGTCGACGCCGAGACCGGCAAGGTGCTGTGGCAGAAGTCGGGGCTCAGGGCATACGGCATCGACGGAGACACCGTGATCGTCGCCAACCCTGAGATCGACACGGTGACGGCCCTAGACGCGGCGACCGGGCGGCAGCGCTGGACGAGCGTGATGTATCCACGCGGCGGCCTCGCCGTCACCGGCGCGGGCGTGGTCGCCGTGCCCGTCAAGGCCGACCCGGACAGCATCGGCAGCTACGACGCCGAGATCGTCCTGCGCGACACGAGATCCGGGGCGGTACTGCACACCGAGGCCGGCCCCACTGGCTTTCCCACCTGTGTGTCGGACGGGAGGACGGCCGTGGTGTGCCGGACTTCCGGCGGCGCCGAGGACCGCCGGATCTTGTTCGCGTACGACCTGACATCGCGGAGGCGTTCCTGGAGTGTCCCGGCGAAGCGGGTGGCCGACGCGGAGATCGAACCCAGGTCGATGGTCGACGGACGCGTCTTCTTCGCCACGAAGACGGGCGGTGCGCTGGTCGACGCCGGCACCGGCAACAAACTGGCCCACAGCCTCTCCGGCGCACCCGACCTGGTGCGCGGCGTGTACGGCGTAGACAACGGCGACCGGTACTACACGGTCTTCCTCGTCACCTCGTGA
- a CDS encoding helix-turn-helix transcriptional regulator has product MTEIRHEPVAPTRTQWLASGDAIDAHRHDDHQIVYAGRGVLAVTTGKGSWVAPGTRAIWVPAGTVHAHQAHGELELHLVGLPARDNPLGLDQPTVLAVGPLLRELILAYTHTPHDDSPERGRLRAVLLDQLRASPQQPLHLPTPTTPQLKALCEILRTDPADDRTLAALGREVGVGDRTLSRLFKADLGMTFPQWRTQLRLYHALVLLAENTPVTTVAHLCGWSSASAFIDVFRRAFGHTPGTHQPRRQTR; this is encoded by the coding sequence ATGACAGAAATCCGCCATGAGCCCGTAGCACCGACCCGTACCCAGTGGCTGGCGTCCGGAGACGCCATCGACGCTCACCGCCACGACGACCACCAGATCGTCTATGCGGGCCGGGGAGTGCTGGCCGTGACGACCGGCAAAGGTTCGTGGGTCGCGCCGGGCACGCGCGCCATCTGGGTACCGGCCGGCACCGTGCACGCCCACCAGGCCCACGGCGAACTCGAACTGCACCTGGTCGGCCTGCCCGCGCGCGACAACCCGCTCGGCCTGGACCAACCGACCGTCCTGGCGGTCGGCCCCCTCCTGCGGGAACTGATCCTCGCCTACACGCACACCCCGCACGACGACAGTCCCGAACGCGGGCGGCTGCGGGCCGTGTTGCTCGACCAGTTGCGGGCCTCGCCCCAGCAGCCCCTGCACCTGCCCACCCCGACCACCCCCCAACTGAAGGCGCTGTGCGAGATCCTGCGCACAGATCCGGCCGACGACCGCACCCTGGCCGCACTGGGCAGGGAAGTCGGCGTCGGCGACCGTACCCTCTCCCGCCTCTTCAAGGCCGATCTCGGCATGACCTTCCCGCAGTGGCGCACCCAACTGCGCCTGTACCACGCCCTGGTCCTACTGGCCGAGAACACTCCGGTCACCACCGTGGCCCACCTGTGCGGGTGGTCGTCCGCCAGCGCCTTCATCGACGTGTTCCGCCGCGCCTTCGGACACACCCCAGGAACACACCAGCCCCGCCGGCAGACCCGCTGA
- a CDS encoding NUDIX domain-containing protein — MVITIGERLRHQIERFFAERLAVLEAAGIGRDRLVIDPRLGYFLPEVLSSCAHREQPPGHRPGEFGGGAVCRVPRGWTTSAPMRVAAIRDALIVFKALGRDQGRCLMNQREAIVAVVRRGERVLVIQRGPGARLPGYWAPLSGTLEPGEGQEECLVREVREEVGLRVSPLAKVWESQTPDGKFRLHWWMAEAEDVEVVMDPGEVSDVCWVTPEEFSDVQPVFEADREFFDRVLPGLGGVPGDSHATKAEGHSWRQAGDGSGR, encoded by the coding sequence ATGGTCATAACCATCGGGGAGCGGCTCCGTCACCAGATCGAGCGGTTCTTCGCCGAGCGCCTGGCCGTGCTAGAAGCGGCGGGCATCGGCCGGGACCGGCTGGTCATCGACCCGCGGCTCGGCTACTTCCTCCCGGAAGTCCTTTCTTCGTGCGCGCACAGGGAGCAGCCTCCCGGGCATCGGCCCGGCGAGTTCGGCGGCGGAGCTGTATGCCGCGTGCCAAGAGGGTGGACTACATCCGCACCCATGCGCGTCGCCGCCATCCGCGACGCGCTCATTGTCTTCAAAGCCCTGGGAAGGGACCAAGGAAGGTGCTTGATGAACCAGCGAGAGGCAATCGTCGCGGTGGTCCGGCGCGGTGAGCGGGTGCTTGTCATCCAGCGGGGACCAGGGGCTCGGCTGCCGGGATACTGGGCGCCCCTGAGCGGAACGCTCGAACCTGGTGAGGGGCAGGAGGAATGCCTGGTCCGGGAGGTTCGGGAGGAAGTGGGCCTGCGGGTCTCGCCCCTGGCCAAGGTCTGGGAATCACAGACACCTGACGGAAAGTTCCGCCTGCACTGGTGGATGGCCGAGGCTGAGGACGTCGAGGTGGTCATGGATCCGGGCGAAGTGAGCGACGTTTGCTGGGTCACGCCCGAGGAGTTCTCGGACGTGCAGCCCGTCTTTGAAGCCGACCGCGAGTTCTTCGACCGCGTGCTGCCAGGACTGGGCGGCGTGCCAGGAGACAGCCATGCGACGAAGGCCGAGGGGCACAGTTGGCGTCAGGCCGGCGACGGCAGTGGCCGATGA
- a CDS encoding benzoate/H(+) symporter BenE family transporter — MVRVASVSTVAAGLIAVLVGLTSSAAIVFAAARSAGADEAELASWMLALGIGMGATSIGLSLWYRAPVVTAWSTPGAALLAVGLDGISMAQAVGAFLISAALITLSGVTGWFARVMDRVPVPLTAGLLAGVLVQFGTGLFTAMRGSFALVFAMFVTYLLGRRLVPRYAVVAALAAGALVAVWEESLQLGRVHLAVAEPVFVMPEFSWQAAVSVGVPLFVVTMASQNLPGVAVLRNDGYQVPVSPLIGWTGTTNMLLAPFGCFGLNLAAITAAICTGEEAHKDPTRRYLAGIWAGVFYLCVGVFGGTVGSLLTALPTALVLGIAGIGLLGTISTSLASALSDDGWREPAVVTFLATASGVTPLGIGSAFWGLLAGLLTAVATRRRPRPTIADTRRPSTPCDGKDPAG; from the coding sequence ATGGTCCGTGTCGCCTCGGTGTCCACGGTTGCCGCCGGTCTGATCGCGGTGCTGGTCGGGCTCACCAGTTCCGCGGCGATCGTCTTCGCCGCGGCGAGGTCGGCGGGAGCCGACGAGGCGGAACTCGCCTCGTGGATGCTGGCGTTGGGCATCGGCATGGGGGCGACCTCCATCGGGCTGTCCTTGTGGTACCGCGCGCCTGTGGTGACCGCGTGGTCCACGCCCGGTGCCGCCCTGCTGGCGGTCGGCCTGGACGGCATCTCCATGGCCCAGGCAGTCGGCGCGTTCCTGATCTCCGCGGCCCTGATCACGCTCAGCGGTGTGACGGGCTGGTTTGCGCGCGTCATGGACCGGGTTCCCGTGCCGCTCACCGCCGGCCTGCTGGCCGGGGTACTCGTCCAGTTCGGTACCGGCCTGTTCACCGCCATGCGCGGCAGCTTCGCCCTGGTCTTCGCCATGTTCGTGACCTACCTGCTGGGCCGTCGTCTGGTTCCCCGTTACGCGGTCGTCGCCGCCCTTGCAGCAGGGGCGCTGGTGGCCGTATGGGAGGAATCCTTGCAGCTGGGGCGTGTGCACCTCGCGGTGGCCGAACCGGTCTTCGTCATGCCCGAGTTCTCCTGGCAGGCGGCGGTCAGTGTCGGTGTGCCGCTGTTCGTGGTCACGATGGCCTCGCAGAATCTGCCCGGCGTGGCGGTACTGCGCAACGACGGGTACCAGGTTCCGGTCTCACCGCTGATCGGCTGGACCGGCACCACCAACATGCTGCTGGCCCCCTTCGGCTGCTTCGGCCTCAACCTCGCCGCCATCACCGCAGCGATCTGTACCGGAGAGGAGGCCCACAAGGACCCCACCCGGCGCTACCTGGCCGGGATATGGGCCGGCGTGTTCTACCTCTGCGTAGGTGTGTTCGGCGGCACGGTCGGCTCCCTGCTTACGGCACTTCCCACCGCCCTCGTCCTCGGCATCGCCGGGATCGGGCTGCTCGGCACCATCTCCACCTCCCTCGCCTCCGCGCTCTCGGACGACGGTTGGCGCGAGCCGGCCGTCGTCACCTTCCTGGCAACGGCTTCCGGGGTCACGCCGCTCGGCATCGGATCGGCCTTCTGGGGCCTGCTCGCCGGCCTGCTCACCGCGGTGGCGACACGCCGCCGCCCCAGGCCCACGATTGCGGACACCCGACGGCCGAGCACACCCTGCGACGGGAAAGACCCTGCCGGGTGA
- a CDS encoding serine hydrolase, with amino-acid sequence MFSTLRKPIAMALGVATLLAAGVTTAVARPAGSSPLEQLRRDTEAIHALGVSGVQARAIAPDGRQSVATSGTADLNTGRPVSSDGYFRMASTSKTLVATVVLQLEAEGRLSLDDTVDHWLPGVVHGSGNDGSQIAIRQLLQHTSGIHDDLPGYTTPEEYYQQRYDVYGPEQLVARARAHAPDFPPGEGWAYSNTGYVLLDMIIQKATGRPAHQEIEDRILRPLGLDRTRWAGTSPTLPRPHSKAYQLFGPGSVVDVTDQIPVDYENLSFVTTTRDENGFLRALLAGRLLPTRQLAEMKQTVPVSAEVQQLWPGGRYGLGLVERSLSCGGTYWSHEGGDGGYITLNGVTDDGRRSAVVSMSEARGDTLEHILAQENAASALIDHALCAGGRSTP; translated from the coding sequence ATGTTTTCGACTCTCCGGAAGCCCATCGCCATGGCACTCGGTGTCGCTACGCTGCTCGCCGCCGGGGTGACCACCGCCGTCGCCCGGCCCGCCGGTTCCTCCCCTCTTGAGCAGTTACGCCGGGACACGGAGGCGATCCACGCCCTCGGTGTCAGCGGTGTTCAGGCCCGCGCGATCGCTCCCGACGGTCGGCAGTCGGTCGCCACCAGCGGCACCGCCGACCTGAACACCGGCCGCCCGGTCTCTTCCGACGGCTACTTCCGCATGGCCAGCACGTCCAAGACGCTGGTCGCCACCGTGGTCCTCCAACTGGAGGCCGAGGGCAGGCTGTCCCTGGACGACACGGTCGACCACTGGCTGCCAGGAGTGGTGCACGGTAGCGGCAACGACGGCAGCCAGATCGCCATCCGCCAACTGCTCCAGCACACCAGCGGCATCCACGACGACCTGCCCGGATACACCACGCCGGAGGAGTACTACCAGCAGCGCTACGACGTCTACGGCCCCGAGCAGCTGGTTGCGCGCGCCAGGGCCCACGCGCCGGACTTCCCGCCCGGCGAAGGCTGGGCGTACTCCAACACCGGCTACGTCCTGCTCGACATGATCATCCAGAAGGCCACCGGTCGACCCGCCCACCAGGAGATCGAAGACCGCATCCTGCGCCCGCTCGGCCTCGACCGGACTCGGTGGGCCGGCACCTCGCCCACCCTGCCCCGGCCGCACTCCAAGGCCTACCAGCTCTTCGGCCCCGGTTCCGTGGTGGACGTCACCGACCAGATACCGGTGGACTACGAGAACCTCTCGTTCGTCACGACCACACGGGACGAGAACGGATTCCTCCGCGCGCTGCTCGCGGGCCGCCTGCTACCGACGCGCCAGCTGGCCGAGATGAAGCAGACCGTTCCCGTGAGCGCGGAGGTCCAACAGCTGTGGCCCGGCGGCCGATATGGGCTCGGTCTGGTCGAACGCTCCCTGAGCTGCGGAGGAACCTACTGGAGCCACGAGGGCGGGGACGGCGGCTACATCACCCTCAACGGCGTCACCGACGACGGCCGTCGAAGCGCCGTGGTCTCCATGTCCGAGGCACGCGGCGACACCTTGGAGCACATCCTGGCTCAGGAGAACGCGGCCAGCGCCCTGATCGACCACGCATTGTGCGCCGGGGGCCGCAGTACCCCGTGA
- a CDS encoding DUF402 domain-containing protein: MRIFGTGETVVRRDVHRSGRVWSAQALRVVDDSSEALMTACAPGAEALWPALYARARSVGDRSVRTEAFDAMATGEWELAAGRWQETELLLWKPPTTWFSINAFFVSDGAGRRLRNWYVNFEQPTVRTPVGFDTFDLAVDLLIAPDLTSWEWKDEDEYAHVRRLGIVSDTEHQAVDAARAQVLAMLDGRSGVFAHAERWAAWQWEPSWPTPRLPQPATAPQGVAPKGG; this comes from the coding sequence GTGCGCATCTTCGGGACGGGCGAGACGGTCGTACGACGCGACGTGCACCGCAGCGGCCGGGTGTGGAGTGCTCAGGCGCTGCGCGTCGTCGACGACAGCAGCGAGGCCCTGATGACCGCTTGTGCTCCGGGAGCGGAAGCCCTGTGGCCCGCTCTGTATGCCAGGGCCCGCTCCGTCGGCGACCGGTCGGTGCGCACCGAGGCGTTCGACGCGATGGCGACCGGTGAGTGGGAGCTCGCGGCCGGCCGGTGGCAGGAGACCGAGCTGCTGCTGTGGAAGCCGCCCACCACGTGGTTCAGCATCAACGCCTTCTTCGTCTCCGATGGTGCGGGGCGCCGGCTGCGCAACTGGTACGTCAACTTCGAGCAGCCCACCGTCCGGACGCCGGTCGGGTTCGACACCTTCGACCTCGCCGTGGATCTGCTCATTGCTCCCGACCTCACCAGCTGGGAGTGGAAGGACGAAGACGAGTACGCGCACGTGAGGCGGTTGGGCATCGTCTCCGACACCGAGCACCAGGCCGTCGACGCCGCCCGCGCCCAGGTCCTGGCGATGCTGGACGGCCGCTCCGGTGTGTTCGCGCACGCGGAGCGGTGGGCGGCCTGGCAGTGGGAGCCGTCCTGGCCCACTCCACGGCTGCCGCAGCCCGCGACTGCCCCGCAGGGGGTCGCACCCAAGGGCGGCTGA
- a CDS encoding TetR/AcrR family transcriptional regulator, whose product MRADARKNRDHLLAVAGTAITEQGVDVSLRDIARRADVGLATLLRHFPTREALLDALLRTSFDELTAKAGELETASSPEDALVSWLRDCVAWTTEYRGVTVLMAAAIEDTDSALHASCVTLRAAGARLLARAQAAGTARTDIDGTDLFALVAALAWLSDQPPLAPRADHLFAVVTSAILTNPASTDTGGTPPPGP is encoded by the coding sequence ATGCGGGCCGACGCCAGGAAGAACCGCGACCACCTGCTCGCAGTAGCAGGCACCGCCATCACCGAGCAAGGCGTCGACGTGTCACTGCGCGACATCGCACGCAGGGCCGACGTCGGGCTCGCTACGCTGCTGCGTCACTTCCCGACGCGCGAGGCGCTGCTCGATGCCCTGCTCCGCACGAGCTTCGACGAACTGACGGCAAAGGCAGGCGAGCTCGAGACGGCGAGCTCGCCCGAAGACGCTCTTGTTTCGTGGCTACGCGACTGCGTCGCATGGACAACCGAGTATCGGGGCGTGACCGTGCTGATGGCAGCCGCCATCGAGGACACCGACTCCGCACTCCACGCTTCGTGCGTCACCCTGCGCGCGGCCGGTGCGCGGCTCCTCGCCCGTGCCCAGGCCGCGGGCACGGCGCGGACCGACATTGACGGCACCGATCTGTTCGCGCTGGTAGCGGCGCTCGCGTGGCTAAGCGATCAACCCCCGCTCGCCCCACGCGCCGATCACCTGTTCGCTGTTGTCACGAGCGCGATCCTGACGAATCCAGCTAGCACCGACACCGGGGGAACGCCGCCCCCGGGCCCGTAG
- a CDS encoding NADP-dependent oxidoreductase — protein MPTHTMRAIRLHEHGGPEVLRYDEAPIPEPGSGEVLVRVHAVGVNPPDWYLRGGLTRMPGETESTVSLPVIPGTDVSGVVEAVAADVDGLAVGDEVFGLLRFPSFDGSAYAEYVAAPASDLARKPAGIDHVHAAGAPMAGLTAWQFLIEVGHDHPSPFQQARHRPAALDADTTVLVNGAAGGVGHFALQLAKWKGAHVIGVASGAHESFLGELGVDQFIDYTKSRPEELVHDVDLVLDTVGGPDSKRFLRTLKRGGAQFPVLPGDFDEEETAKLGVTVSSAQVRSNGAQLAELGRLLEAGTVRVAIDSTFALADARAAHERAARGHIQGKIVLTVA, from the coding sequence ATGCCGACACACACGATGAGGGCGATCCGGCTCCATGAGCACGGCGGCCCTGAAGTTCTGCGTTACGACGAGGCGCCGATTCCCGAGCCGGGATCGGGCGAGGTGCTCGTTCGCGTGCACGCGGTCGGCGTCAATCCTCCGGACTGGTACCTGCGCGGCGGGCTGACCAGGATGCCTGGGGAGACGGAATCGACGGTCAGCCTGCCGGTGATTCCGGGGACGGACGTGTCGGGCGTCGTCGAGGCCGTCGCCGCGGACGTGGACGGCCTCGCCGTAGGCGATGAGGTCTTCGGTCTTCTGCGTTTTCCCAGCTTCGACGGCAGCGCATACGCCGAGTACGTGGCCGCGCCTGCTTCGGACCTCGCACGCAAGCCGGCCGGCATCGACCACGTACACGCCGCCGGGGCGCCCATGGCCGGGCTGACGGCGTGGCAGTTCCTGATCGAGGTCGGACACGATCATCCCTCGCCCTTCCAGCAGGCACGGCATCGCCCGGCGGCACTCGACGCCGACACGACGGTGCTCGTCAACGGCGCCGCGGGCGGCGTGGGGCACTTCGCGCTCCAGCTGGCGAAGTGGAAGGGTGCACATGTCATCGGGGTGGCCTCGGGCGCGCATGAATCGTTCCTGGGCGAACTCGGCGTCGACCAGTTCATCGACTACACCAAGAGTCGTCCTGAGGAACTCGTGCACGACGTCGACCTCGTTCTCGACACCGTCGGTGGCCCCGACAGCAAGCGCTTCTTGCGCACGCTCAAGCGCGGCGGCGCCCAGTTCCCCGTGCTCCCCGGGGACTTCGACGAAGAAGAGACCGCGAAGCTGGGCGTCACGGTCTCGAGCGCCCAGGTCCGCTCGAACGGCGCGCAGCTCGCCGAACTGGGGCGCCTGCTCGAGGCGGGCACGGTTCGCGTCGCGATCGACAGCACGTTTGCGCTCGCGGATGCCCGAGCCGCGCACGAACGCGCCGCCCGAGGGCACATCCAGGGCAAGATCGTGCTCACGGTCGCCTAG
- a CDS encoding dihydrofolate reductase family protein: MDQLLRVMNFNVSGDGIGAGEHQSLERPFGHDHPERLFAWAGATASWPMRTDPGGSRGLDDYFTRDFARNIGAEIMGRNKFGPQRGPWQDYEWRGWWGEEPPFRTPVFVMTHHERPSFTLSDTTFHFVDGDPATVLERAREAAQGKDVRLGGGVTTIRQFLDADLVDTLHVAVSPVKLGSGLRLWESPDELLDRYRLEVVPSPSGVTHHLFWRR, translated from the coding sequence GTGGATCAACTGCTGAGAGTCATGAACTTCAACGTCTCGGGTGACGGCATCGGTGCTGGTGAGCACCAGAGTCTCGAGAGACCGTTCGGCCACGACCATCCCGAGAGGCTGTTCGCCTGGGCCGGAGCCACGGCGAGCTGGCCCATGCGCACCGATCCCGGAGGGAGCCGGGGCCTCGACGACTACTTCACGCGAGACTTCGCACGCAACATCGGTGCCGAGATCATGGGCCGCAACAAGTTCGGGCCCCAGCGCGGGCCCTGGCAGGACTATGAGTGGCGCGGCTGGTGGGGGGAGGAGCCCCCGTTCCGCACGCCGGTGTTCGTCATGACCCACCACGAGCGTCCGTCGTTCACGCTCTCCGACACCACGTTCCACTTCGTCGACGGCGACCCGGCCACGGTCCTCGAACGGGCTCGGGAAGCGGCGCAGGGCAAGGACGTCCGACTCGGCGGCGGGGTCACCACCATCCGGCAGTTCCTTGACGCTGACCTCGTCGACACCCTGCATGTGGCGGTCTCGCCGGTAAAGCTCGGATCCGGCCTACGACTCTGGGAGTCCCCCGATGAGCTGCTCGACCGGTACCGCCTGGAGGTCGTGCCCAGCCCGAGCGGCGTGACGCACCACCTGTTCTGGCGAAGGTGA